In a single window of the Candidatus Deferrimicrobium sp. genome:
- a CDS encoding helix-turn-helix domain-containing protein, whose protein sequence is MEKAGAEHEGLLRAEDVARTINTSRQTVYLLAREKKLPSVRWGRSVRFHPKDVEAFIEAHHRGDAYPKNAA, encoded by the coding sequence GTGGAAAAGGCAGGTGCAGAGCATGAAGGGCTGTTGAGGGCAGAGGACGTCGCGAGAACGATCAACACTTCCAGGCAGACCGTGTACCTCTTGGCCCGGGAAAAGAAACTTCCTTCGGTACGGTGGGGTCGCAGTGTTCGGTTCCACCCGAAGGACGTGGAGGCGTTCATCGAGGCGCACCATCGAGGCGATGCCTATCCGAAGAACGCGGCGTAG